From Cyanobium sp. Tous-M-B4, the proteins below share one genomic window:
- the tgt gene encoding tRNA guanosine(34) transglycosylase Tgt has translation MSFPPAFSFDITAQCSRTRARCGCFHTPHGVVTTPRFMPVGTLATVKGVTASQLRDTGAQMVLSNTYHLHLQPGEQIVADAGGLHRFMAWDGPMLTDSGGFQVFSLGDINTIDDHGVVFRSPRDGARIELTPERSMAIQMALGADVAMAFDQCPPYPASEADVAAACRRTHSWLERCITSHTKADQALFGIVQGGCFPHLRQESAQVVASMGLPGIAVGGVSVGEPTEEMHRIVRQLGPLLPDAVPHYLMGIGTLREMAIAVANGFDLFDCVIPTRLGRHGAALVGGERWNLKNSRFRHDHTPMDASCPCPACRQHSRAYLHHLIKSEELLGKILLSLHNITQLVRFSTAMGQAIRDGCFAEDFAPWEPDSPAAHTW, from the coding sequence ATCAGCTTCCCACCAGCGTTCTCCTTCGACATCACGGCCCAGTGCAGCCGCACCCGGGCCCGCTGCGGCTGCTTTCACACCCCCCATGGGGTTGTCACCACACCGCGGTTCATGCCCGTGGGCACCCTGGCCACGGTGAAAGGGGTTACGGCGTCCCAACTGCGGGACACCGGCGCCCAGATGGTGCTCTCCAACACCTATCACCTACACCTGCAGCCGGGGGAGCAGATCGTGGCGGATGCCGGTGGCCTGCACCGCTTCATGGCTTGGGACGGGCCGATGCTCACCGATTCCGGCGGCTTCCAGGTTTTCAGCCTCGGCGACATCAACACCATCGACGACCACGGCGTGGTGTTCCGCTCACCGCGCGACGGCGCCCGCATCGAACTCACCCCCGAACGCTCGATGGCGATCCAGATGGCCCTAGGGGCCGATGTGGCCATGGCCTTCGACCAATGCCCCCCCTATCCAGCCAGTGAGGCAGATGTGGCTGCTGCCTGCCGGCGCACCCACAGCTGGCTGGAGCGCTGCATCACCAGCCACACCAAAGCCGACCAGGCCCTGTTTGGCATCGTCCAAGGGGGCTGCTTCCCCCACCTACGCCAGGAGTCGGCCCAGGTGGTGGCCTCCATGGGCCTGCCCGGGATAGCCGTGGGCGGCGTGAGTGTCGGCGAGCCCACCGAGGAAATGCATCGGATCGTGCGCCAGCTGGGGCCGCTGCTGCCTGATGCCGTGCCCCACTACCTAATGGGCATAGGCACCCTGCGGGAAATGGCCATCGCCGTGGCCAACGGCTTCGACCTGTTTGATTGCGTGATTCCCACCCGCCTCGGCCGCCACGGCGCGGCCCTGGTGGGTGGCGAACGCTGGAACCTCAAGAACTCCCGCTTCCGCCACGACCACACCCCCATGGATGCCAGCTGCCCCTGCCCAGCCTGCCGCCAGCACAGCAGGGCCTACCTGCACCACCTCATCAAGAGCGAAGAGCTGCTGGGCAAAATTCTGTTGAGCTTGCACAACATCACCCAGTTGGTGCGCTTCTCAACCGCCATGGGGCAAGCCATCCGCGACGGCTGTTTTGCAGAGGATTTCGCTCCCTGGGAACCGGACTCCCCAGCCGCCCACACGTGGTAG
- a CDS encoding photosystem II reaction center protein K: MASYALQTLAQLPEAYQAFGPLVDILPIIPLFFLLLAFVWQASVGFR; encoded by the coding sequence ATGGCTTCCTACGCCCTGCAAACCCTGGCCCAACTCCCCGAGGCCTACCAAGCCTTCGGACCACTGGTCGACATCCTGCCGATCATTCCCCTGTTCTTTCTGCTGCTTGCCTTCGTGTGGCAGGCCTCCGTCGGCTTTCGCTGA
- a CDS encoding WecB/TagA/CpsF family glycosyltransferase codes for MASTATEPLRTKVLGVPVSVCPDVFAAALALRQRSGGQIVTLNAEMTMAAKADPALGAAIAAAALVIPDGAGVVWALGRQGYRVRRSPGIELARDLLTHAASHGWRVALVGASPEVMEQLTARLRQELPGLKLVLHAHGYQPAEAWPGLEQQLLAARPDLVLAALGVPRQETWIQQLPGRNGGLWMGVGGSFDVWAGVKKRAPAWMGALQIEWLYRLIQEPSRWRRMLSLPKFAWEVLRQG; via the coding sequence ATGGCATCAACAGCAACTGAACCACTGCGCACCAAGGTTCTGGGGGTGCCGGTGAGCGTGTGTCCAGATGTGTTTGCAGCGGCGTTGGCCCTGCGGCAGCGCAGTGGTGGGCAGATCGTCACCCTGAATGCTGAGATGACAATGGCCGCTAAGGCCGATCCAGCTTTGGGGGCTGCCATAGCCGCGGCGGCCCTGGTGATTCCGGATGGTGCCGGCGTGGTCTGGGCCCTAGGGCGCCAGGGCTACCGGGTGCGTCGCAGTCCAGGGATTGAGCTGGCCCGTGATTTGCTCACTCACGCTGCTTCCCATGGCTGGAGGGTGGCTTTGGTGGGGGCCTCACCGGAGGTGATGGAGCAGCTCACTGCGCGCTTGCGCCAGGAGCTTCCCGGGCTGAAGCTGGTGCTGCATGCCCATGGATACCAACCGGCTGAAGCCTGGCCTGGCTTGGAGCAGCAGCTGCTGGCTGCTCGGCCCGATCTGGTGCTGGCGGCCCTAGGCGTACCCCGCCAGGAAACCTGGATTCAGCAGCTGCCTGGGCGCAATGGCGGCCTCTGGATGGGTGTGGGCGGCAGCTTTGACGTTTGGGCTGGGGTCAAAAAAAGAGCCCCCGCTTGGATGGGAGCCCTGCAGATTGAATGGTTATACCGGCTGATTCAGGAGCCCAGTCGCTGGCGCCGAATGCTCTCTCTGCCCAAATTTGCCTGGGAGGTGCTCAGGCAGGGCTGA